The Arachis hypogaea cultivar Tifrunner chromosome 19, arahy.Tifrunner.gnm2.J5K5, whole genome shotgun sequence genome has a window encoding:
- the LOC112776091 gene encoding ATP synthase gamma chain 1, chloroplastic-like: protein MKLVAATKVRRAQEAVVNGRPFSETLVEVLYNINEQLQTEEIDVPLTKVRPMKKVALVVCTGDRGLCGGFNNNIIKKAEERIAELKDLGLDYTIISVGKKGNSYFLRRPYIPVDRFLEGGSLPNAKETQAIADDAFSLFISEEVDKVELLYTKFVSLVKSEPMIHTLLPLSPRNNSNHRFLVISILEQKC, encoded by the coding sequence ATGAAGCTTGTTGCTGCCACTAAAGTCAGAAGGGCTCAAGAAGCTGTTGTTAATGGAAGACCCTTCTCAGAGACTCTTGTTGAGGTCCTTTACAACATCAACGAGCAGCTCCAAACTGAGGAAATTGATGTCCCACTCACAAAAGTTAGGCCAATGAAGAAGGTAGCACTGGTTGTGTGCACTGGTGATAGAGGTCTTTGTGGTGGTTTCAACAATAACATCATCAAGAAAGCCGAAGAAAGAATTGCTGAATTGAAGGATCTTGGTCTTGACTACACTATCATTAGTGTTGGCAAGAAGGGTAACTCTTACTTCCTCCGTAGGCCTTATATACCAGTTGATCGGTTTTTAGAAGGAGGATCACTCCCAAATGCGAAAGAGACTCAGGCAATTGCTGATGATGCCTTCTCGTTGTTTATCAGTGAAGAGGTTGACAAAGTAGAACTCTTATACACAAAGTTTGTGTCATTGGTGAAATCAGAACCTATGATTCACACCTTACTTCCACTGTCGCCAAGAAACAACTCCAACCATAGGTTTCTTGTAATCTCCATATTGGAACAAAAATGCTAA
- the LOC112780095 gene encoding uncharacterized protein, protein MHRVGRFTKKARVDTACQQPQVGGHVASTSQRADYPIPPPSGSSAPISSSLRPFRPPRTEPLPAPQASMNDVQNSEPDAEEVDPEADEVDSFDQYVDNFFAAQDAQKRKGRKNTEFWDVKTIESDGTIKHVKLSVKEAMKPPNGRKVVLRFNSALQLVGDEAGLLSGVMRLLGSDYTKFSICERDWRKVRTRDKVYNEIVKEMFHFKEDSRGIIKRIIFKMLERSWKETRNRLYHHCYDPELSLAENIENRQDGITVDHWRKFFDYRNSEETQEKCKKNAENRSKQLYTHTGRSKSLARLGEEEAI, encoded by the exons ATGCATCGGGTAGGTCGTTTCACGAAGAAAGCCCGTGTAGACACAGCATGTCAGCAGCCTCAAGTGGGAGGTCATGTGGCTTCAACTTCGCAGAGAGCAGACTACCCAATTCCGCCGCCCAGTGGCAGTAGTGCCCCCATATCCTCGTCTTTACGCCCCTTTCGTCCGCCCCGAACCGAACCACTGCCTGCTCCACAGGCTTCCATGAATGATGTTCAAAACTCGGAGCCGGACGCCGAAGAGGTAGACCCAGAGGCAGATGAGGTAGATTCTTTTGACCAATATGTGGATAACTTTTTTGCTGCACAGGATGCTCAGAAGCGCAAGGGACGTAAGAACACAGAATTTTGGGATGTTAAAACAATTG AATCCGATGGCACAATCAAACATGTCAAACTGAGTGTGAAGGAAGCTATGAAGCCACCTAACGGAAGAAAGGTCGTACTCAGGTTTAACAGTGCACTGCAACTAGTTGGGGATGAAGCAGGTCTACTGAGCGGCGTTATGAGACTGCTAGGATCTGACTACACCAAATTCTCAATCTGCGAGAGGGACTGGAGAAAGGTTCGCACCAGGGACAAGGTCTATAATGAAATAGTAAAg GAAATGTTCCATTTTAAAGAAGATAGTAGAGGAATTATAAAGCGTATAATATTCAAAATGCTAGAAAGGTCTTGGAAGGAAACGAGGAATAGATTATACCATCACTGCTATGACCCCGAACTTTCACTTGCAGAAAATATTGAAAACCGCCAAGATGGAATTACTGTGGACCATTGGAGAAAGTTTTTCGATTATCGCAATAGCGAAGAGACACAG GAGAAGTGTAAGAAAAATGCCGAGAATCGATCAAAGCAGCTTTACACCCACACCGGCAGATCAAAAAGCTTGGCAAGGCTCGGAGAAGAAGAGGCAATCTAA
- the LOC112778958 gene encoding uncharacterized protein — protein sequence MQLMDLPLTDRKFTWFRGQSCSRIDRVLVNIEWAEEFPDLRLKGGPRGLSDHCLLIVEATRVREGPQPFRSLDAWFTHEDFLRMVKNEWRGLGDAQFMSKLKALMIPLRQWHRNNFGNMDNKLRRFEEEIGRLDNMVSDGVYNGTTEARRKALVSFCEKWYVRKEIHWKQMSRSKHARNMDKNTRYFHNIASARRRNNRIDALMIHGRLVRNQTRIKVVIRGFYKDLYR from the coding sequence ATGCAGTTGATGGATTTACCGCTTACTGATAGAAAGTTCACCTGGTTCAGGGGTCAATCATGTAGTCGGATTGATAGAGTTCTGGTAAATATAGAATGGGCAGAAGAGTTTCCAGATTTACGGTTAAAAGGTGGACCAAGGGGATTGTCAGATCACTGTCTATTGATTGTGGAAGCTACAAGAGTAAGAGAAGGCCCCCAACCTTTCAGAAGCCTGGATGCCTGGTTTACACATGAGGATTTTCTGAGAATGGTCAAGAATGAATGGAGAGGGTTGGGAGATGCTCAGTTCATGAGTAAACTGAAGGCCTTGATGATACCTTTGCGACAATGGCATCGGAATAACTTTGGTAACATGGATAACAAGCTAAGGAGGTTTGAGGAAGAGATCGGGAGGCTTGACAATATGGTTAGTGATGGCGTCTATAATGGTACGACTGAGGCTCGAAGGAAGGCTTTGGTGAGCTTTTGCGAAAAGTGGTATGTCAGGAAGGAAATCCACTGGAAGCAGATGTCCCGGTCCAAACATGCTAGGAACATGGATAAGAATACCAGATATTTTCATAACATTGCCTCGGCTAGAAGAAGAAATAACAGGATAGATGCTCTGATGATTCATGGAAGGCTTGTGCGAAATCAGACAAGAATAAAGGTGGTAATTAGGGGGTTTTACAAGGATCTGTATCGATAG